Proteins encoded within one genomic window of Rhododendron vialii isolate Sample 1 chromosome 1a, ASM3025357v1:
- the LOC131331140 gene encoding uncharacterized protein LOC131331140 produces MPRYYSNTSYYDYLQYLYLPIHFYFFLVVVVFVLGFTWYINYESMFEDLMSQLRLILCVIPIVLLLVVHWLSSEDRRRVPFLISLPEERDSLHRAGGSPWGVAALLLFLLYMVSYQSKLRENWFPLLSRR; encoded by the coding sequence ATGCCTAGGTATTATTCCAACACTTCCTACTATGACTATCTCCAATATCTCTATCTTCCTATTCACTTCTACTTCTTccttgtggtggtggtgttcgTATTAGGGTTCACATGGTACATAAACTATGAGTCCATGTTCGAAGACTTGATGTCTCAACTCAGACTAATCCTGTGTGTCATTCCCATAGTGCTGCTGCTGGTTGTCCACTGGCTATCGAGCGAAGATCGGCGGAGGGTCCCCTTCTTGATCTCGTTGCCGGAGGAGAGAGACTCGCTTCATAGGGCGGGAGGGTCTCCATGGGGTGTTGCTGCTCTACTGCTCTTTCTTCTCTACATGGTCTCTTACCAGTCCAAACTCCGTGAAAATTGGTTTCCGTTGCTAAGTAGAAGGTGA